From the genome of Bacteroidia bacterium:
TCTAACTTAACGTATCCAAAACCGAGAGTTGGTCCACCCACAATTACTTTCGAATAAGCAGGATATTGCGTCCAATCAGAAGCAGGATTTTTTCGGTACAACAAAATAATACTGTCTGAGCCATGGATAGTTAATGCGGTATCGAGGTATCCGCCGCCGCCAGAAGAAACTTTTCTGCCATCAAAATACATTTGTGCCGTTGCTGTATATCCGTTCGGAATAATACCCGATACCTTCCAATACCTGTTTGGCGAAATGCGGTAGTGCATCGGATTATTTTTTATAGAATCGGGCGCGGTATAATTATGTTCCACAAAAATAAATGCAGAATCGGTGATGTTGGTAACCGTAATTGACATGCGCGCATTGGATAAATTATACGTTCCAGTTGCTTTTATAGTAGCAGTTTGTGGAGCAATGGCTTCGCTAATTTTTTCATCCATATTTAAACCAATAAAAATAGGATTTATCGGAAGCGTAAAAGTGAACGTAGAAAGATGTCCGGAAACAATTATTTTCTGATCAATATCATTCCACATTTTATCTTTGAATGAAATCTGCAAAGGCACATTGTTGAAATAAGCAGGCGCTCCAGTCAATTTTTGTTTTACAAAAACAGTAACAGTATAATTTCCACTTACTGGAACCACCTTAAATGAATCAATGGAAAACTGCGGAAAGCCTGGATTAAAAACCCATCCATTAAAAAAATCTGACAAATTCATTCCAGATGAAGTTTGTAAACTATTCATCAAGGTGTAACTATTAACAGCAGTGTATTGATTGGTATTCAAATAATATTTCAGTCCGGCAAAAAATGTGGAATCGCCCATATAACCTCTTAATGTATGCGCTACATCTGCCCCTTTTTGATACACCGTATAACCATACGTATATGCTAACGGTATGTTGTAAAGCGCGCGATAGCTGTGATCTATAATATGTGCGTAGTGCAATACATTTTCGTGATTGGTTCTGATAGAAGCTTTGTAAGCATTTGTTCCGTAAACCCATTCTGTAAAAATAGATTGCGAATAAACTGCCATTCCTTCGTTCAGCCACATATCGCCTGCTGTTTGACACGTTACCAAATCACCAAACCAATGATGCGATAATTCGTGCGCCATTATATCCGCTTCGTAAGTAGTTGTTCCGTTGGCGGCAAGTGCAGGAAAAGCAATGTTTGTGGCGTGTTCCATTGCACCAGAAGTAAATGGGACAAGCGAATAACCTACTTTATTCCAACGATAATATCCATACCTGTTTTCGAAACCAGCAAGTGCATTTTTAAGATGAACAAATGAATTTTTTAAATTGATTGTATCTGCAGGAAGTGCCGCCAACACAATTGGAATTGGACCATTAATGCCGTTGTAAACTTCGTTTACTTGTGTGTATTTCCCTACATCAACACTTGCCAAATAACTTGGAATAGATTTGTCTAATTCCCATGTTCGTGTTCTTAATCCGGATATATCAGTGGTATCACTTTTTAAATATCCATTGCAATAAGCAATGTTTCCATTATTGGTGGTGATGTTGAAAATATACGTAGCACGCTCTACAAAATTATCGAAACACGGATACCAAACTCTTCCATAATTATGTGGATTCGCATCAAAACCAACACCCAAATTATAAGCAATTCCGTTTTGAAAATAAAAACCACCCCAGCCCGAAGCGTCCATTTGTGGCGTTCCGTGATAATAAATAGTTAAATTATTTGT
Proteins encoded in this window:
- a CDS encoding M1 family aminopeptidase — its product is MKKLILLCVIFLFGSISAEAQQKINFQNPKTLADNQRSDTIDILNYTINLNITDFTNKIIGGNTVIRFAPKMNTVNTISLDLLRLTVDSITMNNQLVTYHYNDTLIVAQLPSTENIGDTNNLTIYYHGTPQMDASGWGGFYFQNGIAYNLGVGFDANPHNYGRVWYPCFDNFVERATYIFNITTNNGNIAYCNGYLKSDTTDISGLRTRTWELDKSIPSYLASVDVGKYTQVNEVYNGINGPIPIVLAALPADTINLKNSFVHLKNALAGFENRYGYYRWNKVGYSLVPFTSGAMEHATNIAFPALAANGTTTYEADIMAHELSHHWFGDLVTCQTAGDMWLNEGMAVYSQSIFTEWVYGTNAYKASIRTNHENVLHYAHIIDHSYRALYNIPLAYTYGYTVYQKGADVAHTLRGYMGDSTFFAGLKYYLNTNQYTAVNSYTLMNSLQTSSGMNLSDFFNGWVFNPGFPQFSIDSFKVVPVSGNYTVTVFVKQKLTGAPAYFNNVPLQISFKDKMWNDIDQKIIVSGHLSTFTFTLPINPIFIGLNMDEKISEAIAPQTATIKATGTYNLSNARMSITVTNITDSAFIFVEHNYTAPDSIKNNPMHYRISPNRYWKVSGIIPNGYTATAQMYFDGRKVSSGGGGYLDTALTIHGSDSIILLYRKNPASDWTQYPAYSKVIVGGPTLGFGYVKLDSLPMGEYTFADGVSTLGIKELKKSSGTIQVYPNPANKTISFDLKDESQLQSKKFSVINAAGKIIFRGNLKQGQTNYSVSAEDWKNGIYFISIPVDDQHYLTGKFDVIH